In Nostoc sp. CENA543, a single genomic region encodes these proteins:
- a CDS encoding bifunctional 4-hydroxy-2-oxoglutarate aldolase/2-dehydro-3-deoxy-phosphogluconate aldolase translates to MSYMDWLSKLQQQRSLAVIRAPKLELGLEMAMAVASGGMKLIEITWNSDRAGELITQLRSQLPECTIGTGTLFNVQQLQAAIAAGAQFLFTPHVNPAMIQAAVAAQTPIIPGALTPTEIITAWSCGASCVKVFPVQAVGGASYIKSLQGPLGHIPLIPTGGVTLENASAMIQAGAIAVGLSGELFPKQLVAQRDWEAIAQLASNLLRNLAEFNIDNRS, encoded by the coding sequence CTGTCATACATGGATTGGTTATCAAAATTGCAACAACAGCGATCGCTGGCAGTGATTCGCGCCCCCAAACTGGAACTAGGATTAGAAATGGCGATGGCTGTAGCATCTGGGGGAATGAAGTTAATTGAAATTACCTGGAATAGCGATCGCGCCGGAGAATTAATCACCCAACTCCGTAGTCAATTACCCGAATGTACGATTGGGACAGGGACATTATTTAATGTGCAGCAATTACAAGCGGCGATCGCAGCTGGGGCGCAATTTTTGTTCACTCCCCACGTTAATCCGGCAATGATTCAAGCAGCAGTAGCCGCACAAACACCTATCATCCCCGGTGCGCTAACCCCAACAGAAATTATTACAGCTTGGTCTTGTGGTGCTAGCTGCGTCAAAGTCTTCCCTGTGCAAGCAGTGGGGGGTGCTAGTTATATCAAGAGTTTGCAAGGGCCACTTGGTCATATTCCCTTAATTCCCACAGGGGGAGTCACCCTAGAAAACGCGTCAGCTATGATTCAAGCAGGTGCGATCGCAGTTGGCTTAAGTGGCGAGTTATTTCCTAAACAGTTAGTAGCACAAAGAGACTGGGAAGCGATCGCCCAACTAGCCAGTAATTTACTCCGCAACTTAGCTGAATTTAACATAGACAATAGGAGCTAG